GAGTGGGAAGTGAAGATAAGAAGCAGAGGCAAGCCTTACGCACGCGTATTACAGCTTGGGGTCAGAAGCAGCGGTATGTTCAGCTTATAGCAGCGAAGAAATGGATGATTTTGCTCAGTTTCATGGGCTTTCTGCTAGGTAGAGCCATGATTTTGGACGAACTATCCCCTTTTGCTGCCGCATATTTTGCCGTCATTGTGTTTATGCGTCGCGACTCTATTCTACCTGTAGCTGCAGCTATTATAGCTGGAAGTCTCTTCACTCCATTCCCTGGAGCTTTGGTTATTACTGCTGAGCTGATTATTTTCTTTCTAGTTTATAAAGGGCTGGAAAGTTATGAACGAATAGATTTATCCTATGCACCACTTATGGTGTTCGTGTCTTCGTTTATGGTTGGCCTGTTCCAGATCGTTATTGGACCTTCTCTTTCTTGGTATCCGCTTACGATGACAACACTAGATGCTTTACTTGGCTTTGTACTTACACTGGTGTTCATTCAAGCGTTGCCTCTACTAACCTATAAGCAAAAGAGTAGAGCGCTCAGGAACGAGGAGATTCTGTGCCTTATTATCTTGCTTGCCTCAGTAATGACAGGCCTTGTGGGTTGGACCCTTAATGGTTTGTCTTTGGAACATATATTGTCACGGTATTTGATTCTACTCTTCGCCATGGCAGGAGGTGCTCCTCTTGGTGCTGCTGTTGGGGTTGTGACCGGATTGATTCTCAGTCTGGCGGACATCAGTGCCATCTATCAGATGAGCCTACTTGCTTTTTCGGGAATGCTAGCGGGAATGATGCAGGGTGGTCGAAAGGGTGCGGTGTCTATCGGTATGTTGCTAGGATCCACGATCCTTTCCGTATATTTTACGGGCCCGGGTGATATGATGGCCTCAACATGGGAGACCTGCGTAGCGGTAGTACTTTTTCTTTTAACGCCTAAGGCGATGATATCAGCTATAGCTAAATATGTGCCGGGCACGTCGGATCATAGCCGATCTCAACATGAATATGCGAGAAGGGTAAGGGATCTAACGGCGGAAAGGGTGACACAATTCTCACAGGTGTTCCAGCAGCTCTCGAGCAGCTTCGGGCAGATTCCACGTGCTGGAGAAGTGGGTAAGTCGGACCGTGAAATGGAAGATTTCATGAATACGGTAACAGAGGGCGCCTGCGCAGGATGCATTCGGCGTTCCCACTGCTGGGATGCAAAATTCTATCAGACGTATAGGTATATGACCGATATGATGACTACTGTTGAGGAATGCCCTGATATTACGGCAGCTCAGCTGCCTCCGGAATGGAGCCGGATCTGCGGTAAAACTGGCGAAGTGCTTGAAGTCATGAAAGGACAATATGATCTTTATCAACATGATATGCGATGGAAAAGACAAATATACGATAGTCGTCAATTTGTTGCAGAGCAGCTCTCAGGCGTGTCACAGGTTATGGAGGACTTGGCTCGTGAAATAAAACGTGAAGGACAGGCCATGTATCGTCAGGAAGCTCAAATCCGTGAGACGTTGGAGAAATTGGGCTTGTCTATCCATGGTATCGAAATCTTAAGTCTGGATCCTGGGCGTGTAGAAATAGAGGTGGTGCATGCCTATACTCGTGGTTTTGATGAATGCCGCAAAATGATCGCCCCTCTCCTCTCTGACATTCTAGATGAGAATATTGCTGTCATGAGCGAGACGGCAGTCCATCCTCGGGAAGGCTTGTCGATGGTTACCTTCGGTTCAGCCAAAGCCTTTGAGGTAAACACGGGGGTGGCTGTAGTTTCTAAAGGCGGAGATATGCTATCTGGCGACAGTTTCAGTACTGTTGAGCTTGGAAATGGCACCTTTGCAGTATCCATTAGCGATGGAATGGGAAATGGTGAACGGGCGAGGATGGAGAGCAGTGCCGCACTCGGCATGTTAGAAAAGCTGCTGCAATCCGGAATGGATGAGAAGCTGGCTGTAAAGTCGGTCAACTCAATTCTTTTATTACGCTCCCCTGACGAGTTCTATGCTACTGTCGACATGGCTTTAATTGATCAATATTCTGCGCAGACAACCTTTATGAAGATTGCTTCCGCCCCGAGCTTTATCCGGAGGGGCAGTGAGGTCATTCCAATAACCTCTAGCAATCTGCCTATAGGCATCATTAAGGATATCGATGTTGATTTGATCAGCATGCAGCTTCGGGCGGGCGATATTTTGATTATGATGACCGATGGTATTTATGATGCGCCTGGATATGCCGTTAATAAGGAGATATGGATGAAACGGTTGATCCAAGAGCTTGAAGGGGATGACCCTCAAGATTTGGCGGATAGCCTGTTAGATAAGGTAATCCGTTATCAGGGCAATGAGATCCATGATGACATGACGATTGTCGTCAGTCGTGTAGATCACTTCCATCCGGAATGGTCCAGCCTGCATATGCCTGGTGTCGGCCGAATGGAGCGTCCGCGTACGGTGAGTTAGTTGTTTTAGGTTTAGGTTTTAATGTTGGGTACGCGCGAAGCGTCGTATTGCTTGTGTGTTTGTAGCACGCGCAAGGCGTCGTGTTGCTTGTATATGTTTGTAACACGCACGAAGTGTCGTGCTTCTATAGGTTTAAGCACGCGCGAAGCGTCGTGCTGTTGGTGGTACTCGAGGCGAGTCTGTGATGTGTAACTCGCCGGCCCCTACTATTCTCGTTTCAATGGAGGCTGACTTTGGGGCGTAATTTTTAGATCCAAACTGTTTACTAGTGAAAGTATGAACGGAGAGAAATTTTGGAGCTGTAGAAGCGGAGCGTTCGCCTTTGTCCTCGGATTCCAACCGCAACAGGCGGTTCTAATCAAGGAATCTGAGGACAACAGCGATCGAAAGCCCAAACATTTCTCGCAGTTCCCCTATTCACTATCCCCTGCAGTTTGGCTCTTAAATTTCCCCCACAAAAGCGACCGTTTGAAATCTCTCATTTCTGGATATGCTAGAAACAGAGGTTCCAAACAAGGGGGAGTGGAGAGTTATGAAGCAGATTTTGCTCATTACTGACGGTTGTTCAAATGTAGGGGAAAGTCCGGTGATGGCAGCGGCGCATGCCCTGCAGGAGGGAATCACCGTAAATGTAGTCGGTGTGGTTGATTATGGAACGATTGGGGAGCTTGGGAGTCGGGAAATAGCTGACATCGCTAAGGCCGGTGGGGGTCTTAGTCGTATAGTCGGAACGCCACAGCTGGCGCAGACGATCCAGATGATGACACGCAAGACTGTGGTTCAGACGATCCAGCAGGCGGTTAATAAAGAGGTAAAAAAGATACTAG
The window above is part of the Paenibacillus sp. FSL K6-0276 genome. Proteins encoded here:
- the spoIIE gene encoding stage II sporulation protein E; this translates as MNKSNVVNLPEWTRVGSEDKKQRQALRTRITAWGQKQRYVQLIAAKKWMILLSFMGFLLGRAMILDELSPFAAAYFAVIVFMRRDSILPVAAAIIAGSLFTPFPGALVITAELIIFFLVYKGLESYERIDLSYAPLMVFVSSFMVGLFQIVIGPSLSWYPLTMTTLDALLGFVLTLVFIQALPLLTYKQKSRALRNEEILCLIILLASVMTGLVGWTLNGLSLEHILSRYLILLFAMAGGAPLGAAVGVVTGLILSLADISAIYQMSLLAFSGMLAGMMQGGRKGAVSIGMLLGSTILSVYFTGPGDMMASTWETCVAVVLFLLTPKAMISAIAKYVPGTSDHSRSQHEYARRVRDLTAERVTQFSQVFQQLSSSFGQIPRAGEVGKSDREMEDFMNTVTEGACAGCIRRSHCWDAKFYQTYRYMTDMMTTVEECPDITAAQLPPEWSRICGKTGEVLEVMKGQYDLYQHDMRWKRQIYDSRQFVAEQLSGVSQVMEDLAREIKREGQAMYRQEAQIRETLEKLGLSIHGIEILSLDPGRVEIEVVHAYTRGFDECRKMIAPLLSDILDENIAVMSETAVHPREGLSMVTFGSAKAFEVNTGVAVVSKGGDMLSGDSFSTVELGNGTFAVSISDGMGNGERARMESSAALGMLEKLLQSGMDEKLAVKSVNSILLLRSPDEFYATVDMALIDQYSAQTTFMKIASAPSFIRRGSEVIPITSSNLPIGIIKDIDVDLISMQLRAGDILIMMTDGIYDAPGYAVNKEIWMKRLIQELEGDDPQDLADSLLDKVIRYQGNEIHDDMTIVVSRVDHFHPEWSSLHMPGVGRMERPRTVS